TTCAAGGGTTTCGGGATCGCGAATCATGTGATTTATTCCTTGTCTCGTATGGCTATGTCTTGCCTGATGGATAGCTTCTTCAAGAACCACTCAGCAGCTGCTGTCCGTGAGGAAAAAGCCGGTGCGGCTTCGCGCGGAGGCTGGCCTGCACCGAAAAGCGGGTTCCTTGCTTTGGGTGACGCGTAGCGGCCTGGGCTTAGAGTGCCTGCGCGGTTCCCAGAACCGCCGTGGCCTGGCTGGACAGCGTGCCGCCATTGCCATGGACCACGGCCGTGCTGTGGCGTGCCAGCTGTCGCTGGCCGGCCTGACCGCGCAGCTGGCGCACGGCCTCGATCAGCAGGAACACGCCATACATGCCCGGGTGGACGCAGGACAGGCCGCCGCCATTGGTGTTCACGGCCAGACGGCCGCCGGGGGCGATGGCGCCGCCTTGCACAAAGGAGCCGCCCTCGCCCTTGCGGCAAAAGCCCAGGTCTTCCAGGAAAAGGATGGTGTTTATCGTGAAGGCGTCATACAGCTGGGCCATGTCCATGTCGGCTGGCGTCAGCCCTGCCATGGCAAAGGCCTGCCGGCCGGATTGGGTGGCCGAGGTCACGGTCAGATCGGGCATGCAGGAGATCTGGCGGTTCCAGCAGGCCGTGGAATTGCCCAGGATGTAGACGGGGGGCTGTGGCAGATCCCTGGCACGGTCTGCGCGGGTGAGCACGATGGCGCCGGCACCGTCGGTGACCAGACAGCAGTCGCGCACGCCCAGGGGACTGGAGACCATGCGCGCCTTCAGCACATCGTCGATGGTGAGCGGGTCGCGCATAAAGGCTTCGGGGTTGAGCTGGGCCCAGGCACGGGCCGCTACCGCCACCTCGGCCAGCTGCTCGCGAGTGGTGCCGTACTGGTGCATATGGCGCTGGGCAGCCAGCGCATAGGCCGAGGCCGGCAGCAGCGGCTCGTAAGGGTGTTCATAAGGCTGAGGGTCCATGGTGCGGCGCGCGGCCACGATGTCCTTGCGGCCTGCGGAACCTGAGCGCTGGGCGCTGCCGTAGCAGATCAGCACGGCTTTGCACTGGCCGGCTTCCAGCGCGCGCATGGCGGGCAGCAAATGGGCCACGAAGCTGCTGCCGCCCAGCATGGTGCCGTCGATGTAGCTGGGATTGATGCCCAGATGTTCGATCACCGGCATGGCCCACATGCTGGCGGTGACGCTGCAGGTGGCAAGGCCGTCGATGTCCTGCATGGTCAGGCCGGCATCGGCCACGGCCGCGTGGGCAGCACGTACCAGCAGCGTCATATCGTCCATGCCGGGGGCTTCGCCGCAGCCATAGGTGGCAGCGCCGGCAATGGCAACCTTGCCGCGCAGGGCACGATTCACGGTTGCGGCATCCAGGCTGGATGAAGGCAGAGAAACGCTCATGCGACCTCTCCTGGTGCATTGACGGCGGGGTGGAATACGACCAGTCCCTTGCCGTTGTGCTGGATCGTCTGGGCAGTGACCCGCATGCCGATCTGCACGCGCTCGGGTGCAATGCCTTCGATGCGGCTCATCATGCGCACGTCTTCATCCAGATCGATCAGCGCCACGTTGTAGTCACCGCCGGCTTCGGCTTTGCGGGCGATGGTGGTGGTGGAGTAGACCGTGCCCTGGCCGCTGGGGCGTACCCAGCGCAGCGGGCTGGCGCCGCAGTGCGGGCACAGCTCACGGGGAGTTAACACATGTTGCTGGCAGGCCGTGCATTGCTGGATGGCGAATCGGCCGGCATCCAGTTCGGCCTGGTAATGGGTCTGCGCGCTTAAGTGCATGGGTGAGGCTCCGGGTTTCCTTGTTTTGAGGTCAGCATGCCTGCACCGCGCCCCGGTCTCAATTCGTGAATCTGAAACACCGTCTTCACGGAATATGGCGCCGCATCCGGGAGTGTCGCGGAACGGCGACCGGGCATGGCGCGCAAGCGACAGAAGCGCCTCGGGCATGCTGTTTTCCCCCGGAACCATGGCTGCGCGGTGAGACAGAGGATCAGCCGGCCTTGATGCCTGCGGTCTGTATCACCTTCTGCCATTTCCGGAGCTCGGCTTTCAGACGTAGGCGCATCTCTTCGGGCGTGCCAGGATCGCCTTCGGCGCCGGCCTCCAGCAGACGGGTCCTGACGGCAGGATCGCTCAGGGCCAGGTTGAAGTCGGCGTTCAGCTTGGCCAGCACTGCCTCCGGCGTCTTGGCTGGTGCAAACAGCGCTGCCCATGAATAGGCTTCATAGTTCGGCAGACCGCCGGATTCGGCAATCGTCGGCACCTGGGGCAGCATGTCCGAGCGCTTCTTGCTGGCCACGCCCAGCACCTTGATACGGCCTGTCCTGATGTGTTGCAGGGCCGAGGGGGCATCGGCAAACATCAGCTGGATCTGCCCGCCCAGCAAGTCGGTCATGGCAGGTGCACTGCCCTTGTAGGGAATGTGCTGCAGCTGGGTGCCGGCTTCCATGTTGAAGAGTTCGCCGGCCAGGTGGGTGCCGCCGCCATTGCCGGAGGAGCCATAGCTGAGCACCGTGCCTTTTTGGGACAGGGCTATCAGCTCTTTGACATTGTTCGCCGGCACGGAGGGATGGGTCACCAGAAAGACCGGGAACAGCGCGGCAAAGCTGACGGGGACAAAGTCCCTTTCGATGTCATAGGACAGCTTGCCCATCAGCCAGGGATTCACTGCATGGTGGATGGAGCCGACAAAGAAGTTGTAGCCATCGGCGGGATCCTTGGCTGCAGCCGCGGCACCGACCACGCCGCCCGCGCCGGCACGGTTGTCGATGATGGCGGCCTGGTTCCACATCGTGGTCAGCTTTTGCGTGAAGATGCGCGCCGTGGTGTCCACCGGGCCGCCGGGAGGAAACGGCACGGTGAACTTCACGGCCTTGACTGGCCATTGGCTGGCCTGGGACCAGGAGGCATTGCCCAGGGAGCTGAGCACGGCCGCTGCGAGCAGATGGCGGCGGTTCAGGGAAACGGCGTGGGATGGCATGGAGGATGTCTCACTGGATCTTGGCGGAGGCCCGGGCCTCACATGGGAAGGGATTCGGCCTGGGCATGCAGCAGGCGCTTGACGATTTTCCCGTTGGGATTGGTGGGCAGCGCTGCCACCGTCTCGATGCGGGATGGACGCTTGTAGGGCGCCAGGCGTTCGCGCAAATGGGCTTGCAGGGCCGGGATATCCAGCTGGCAACCGGGGCGCAGTTCCACGAAGGCAATCACCTGCTCGTTGCCATCGGCCTCCTTGCGCCCCACCACGGCCGAGCGCTCGATGCTGGGATGTGCATTCAGTGCGGTCTCGACCTCTGCGGGGTAGACGTTGAAGCCGGAGCGAATGATCATTTCCTTCAGGCGGCCCACCACCCACAGAGCGCCGTCTGAACTCAGCTTGCCCAGGTCACCGCTGGCATACCAGCCTCCGGCTCGCATGGCTGCCGCAGTGGCTTGCGGGTCGCGGAAATAGCCAGGCATCAGACCGCGGCCGCGCACCCACAGCTCTCCGCGCTCTCCGCAGGGCAGGGCCTGGCCGGTGACTGGGTCGGTCACCTGTACTTCGGCCTCGGCCACGGCATAGCCAGCGCTGGTGTCCTTGCGCCACTCGCACATGCGGGTGATGTGGACCGAGCCCGCGTATTCCGACAGGCCGTAGCCGTGGTGCAGGGCCTGACCGAAGAGGGTTTCCACACGTTCCTTGAGCGCCATGTCGAGAGGGCCGGCACCGGTATAGACAAAGCGCAGCGCCGGAGCCTTGACCTGATCTATGCCTTGCTCCTGCAGGTAGGCCAACAGACGAGAGAACAGTGCGGGCGGACCTTGCAGTTGCGAGACCCCATGGTGTTCGAGTGCATCCAGCAGATCGGCCGGGTCGAACTGGGGGGCGCATTACCAGCTGGGCCCGCGCATGCAGGGCCGTGAGCATGACGGTGGCCAGGCCAAAGATGTGCGTCATGGGTACGAAGGCATAGCAGCGGTCGGCCGGGGACAGCGCACGCGAGGCCGCAGACTGCTGCGCAAAATGGCACAGCGCATCATGGCCCAGCATCACTCCCTTGGGCTGGCCCGTGGTACCCGAAGTGAAGATCAGGCCTGCCACCTCGGATTGCAGCGGCCCGGTTTCGCTGAGGCTGTCCGCCTTGATCGGGCTGTAGGTCATGCCTGGCAGACAGCTGGGCAGGGCCTGGTAGCGCCGGGCATGTGCTTGTGCGCTGGCGGAAGCGCTGGCCGTGAAGTACACGGTGCGCGCATCGGCACGTTCGGCGAAGGCATCGATTTCGGCCGGCGCCATGCGCGCGTTGACGCCGCAAGACCAGGCGCCTATGCGGCTGCAGGCAAAGATCAGCGCTGCGTGTTCGGGGCAGTTCTCGGCCACGACCATCACGCGGTCGCCGGGGCGTACCTGCAGGCTGCGCAACTCCTTCTCGGCTTGATCGGCCAGGCGGGAGATGTCTCCAAAACTGAGGCTGCGATCGGGCAGCAGGATGAAGGGGGCATCGGCTCCCTGCTCCAGGCTGCGTTCCAGCAAATGGTGGATGCGTGCAGTCATGGTCAGTTGATCTCGATGCCATGGGTCACGGTGGCCCACATGGCGCGCTCCTTGGCGGCGCGATCGGCCAGCGTCTGGGCAGAGCCGGTCCATTCGTCATAGCCCAGTTCTGCGTAGCGCTTTTTCAGCTCGGGCTGGCCCAGTGCGGCATTGATGGCTTTGTTCATCTGCTGTACCAGCTGCGGCGACATGCCCTTGGGTCCGTAGACTCCATACCAGCCGCCCACGTCAAAGCCCTTGAGGCCCTCGATGCCGGACTCGGCAAAGGTCGGCACATCGGGCAGAGAGGGGTTGCGCCTGGGCGAGGTCACCGCCACGGCCCGTACCTTGTGGCTGTGGATAAAGGTGCTGGCGGTGCTGATGATGTCCATCATCATGCTGATCTGGCCGCCGATCACATCGTTCATGGCCGGGGCATTGCCTTTGTAGGGCACATGATTCATCTCGATGCCGCTGCGCGTGGCGAACAGCAGGGCGCCGAGATGGTTGGAGCCGCCGATGCCTGCCGAGCCATAGCTGAGTTTCTGGGGATGGGCCTTGGCGTAGCTGACCAGCTCGGCTGCGTTTTTGTAGGGCTCGTTGTTGTTGATCACCAGCACGTTGTAGTAGCTCAGCACGGGCGCCAGTGCGCTCAGATCCTTGGCCGGATCGAACTGCATCTGCTTCATCACATTGGGGCTGATGGTGATGGTGGGGCTGGCCGCAAACCAGAGGGTCTTGCCGTCGGGCTTGGCGCGCATCACCTCGCTGCCGGCCAGCGTGGCATTGGCGCCGGTCTTGTTCTCCACGGTGACCGGGCTGCCCAGCTCCTTGGAAAGCGCTTGTGCAAACAGGCGGGCGCCCTGGTCCACAGGGCCGCCGGCCGAGTAGCCGACCAGCAGTCGAACAGGGGCGCTGCTGGCACTGATCTGGGCCATGGCCGTGGTGGCCGCGCTCAGTGCCAACGCGGACAGTAGAACGTTGCGACCGGTGCAGGTGTGCATGTCTTGTCTCCTGGTGATGGGGCCCTGTGGGTATGCATGAAGGTCATGCGTATCGGGCCTGGTTTACCGACAAGACGCCATGGTGGGCGAGCCTGTTGCCTACGGGAATCTGCATTTTGCAAACCCGGGCTTTGCGCGTTTTTATGGGGTAGTAACCCTGAGCCATCCCTGTACAGCCACACAAAAAAGCCACCGGCCAAGACTGCCGGTGGCAAGCACAACCGAGGAGACGGTGTTCAGTAACGCTCGAAAACGGCGGCAATGCCCTGGCCGCCACCGATGCACATGGTCTCCAGGCCATAGCGGCCCTTGCGCCGTTCAAGTTCGTGCAGCAGCGTGGCCAGAATGCGCACGCCGGTGGCGCCAATGGGGTGGCCCAGCGAGATGCCGGAGCCATTCACGTTCAGCTTGTGCTCGATGGCCGCCTGGTCATGCCACTCCCAGCCTTTGAGCACGGCCAGCACCTGGCAGGCAAAGGCCTCATTGAGTTCCACCAGATCCATGTCGTCCAGCGTGAGGTGCAGGCGTGCCAGCAGCTTCTTTACGGCCGCGACGGGGCCTATGCCCATGTGCGAAGGCTCGCAGCCCGCTGCCGCCCATCCCACCAGGGCGGCCATGGGCGTCAGGCCCAGTTCGGCCAGCTTGTCCTCGGCCACGATCAGGCAGGCCGCCGAAGCATCGTTTTGCTGGCTGGCGTTGCCCGCCGTCACCGTGCCGCCCGGCATCAGCACGCGCAAGCTGGCCAGACTGTCCATGGTGGTGGCGGCGCGAAAGCCCTCGTCCTGGCTGAACAGCAGAGGCGCGCCCTTGCGCTGGGGCACGCTCACGGGAACGACTTCGTGGCGAAAGCGGCCAGCGGCCCAGGCATCGGCGGCACGCTGGTGGCTGCGCATGGCAAAGGCGTCGGCCGCATCGCGGCTGATGCCGTAGTCGCGGGCCAGGTTCTCGGCCGTCTCGATCATTCCCGAGATCTTGCCAAAGCGCTCCACGGGCTGCGAGCGCTCACGGCCGCGATCCAGGCGGTCGTACATGCGCACATTGCCCGAGCGCGCGCCCCAGCGCATGTCGGGGCTGTAGTACTCGATGTTGCTCATGCTCTCCACGCCGCCGGCAATCACCACGTCGGACGTGCCGCTTTGCACCATCATGGCTGCCGTGGCAACGGCCTGCAGGCCACCGCCGCAGCGGCGGTCCAGCTGCATGCCGGGCACCTCCACCGGCAGGCCGGCCTGCAGGGCGGCCCAGCGGCCCACGCAAGGGGTCTCGCTGCTGGCATACGACTGGGCGAACACCACATCATCGATGCGGGCGGGGTCTATGCCGCTGCGCTCTACCACGGCGCGCACCGTGGTGGCAGCCAGCTCCTCCACGGGGACGGGGCGCAGGCTGCCTCCGAAAGTACCGACGGGGGTGCGAAGCGGGGAAACAATGGCGGCGCGGCGCATGGTGGGGCTCCTTGTGGTGGTGATGGGAAAGCGGCTCAGCAAGGGAAAGCTGCTCCGCACTGACGCAGCAGACCATGGGCCTGCTGTTCCAGATGTTCTCGGTGTTGCGGTGCGGCAATGTCGATCAGGCGGCGCACGCGCCGGGACAGCGGTTGGCCGCGCAGGTCGGCCACGCCGTGCTCCGTGACGATCAGTCCGGCATCGGCGCGCGGCGTGCTTACCGGTCCGCCAAGCCGGGGCACGATGCGGCTGTGTGTCTTGGCGGTGGAGGGCAGGGCCAGAATCGGCAGGCCGCCTTTGCTGCGGGCAGCACCGCGCAGAAAGTCCACGGCGCCGCCGACGGCGCCCATATAGATGCCGCTGGCCACCTCGGCATTGATCTGACCGGTCAGATCCACTTCAATGGCGGAATTGATGGCCACCAGCTTGTCCATGGCTGCCAAGACTTCGGGGTGGTGGGTGTAAGCGGTGTCGCGCATCTGCAGCCTTGGGTTGCAATGGGCCCATTGGCGCAGGCCTGCCCCGCCCATCAGCACGCCTGCGGTGCCGATGCCGGGATCTACGCTCTTGCGCGCGTGGGTCAGCACGCCGGCCTCGGCCAGGGCGACCACCCCGTCGCCGATGGCGCCGCTATGCAGGCCCAGGTCCTTGTGCCGGTGCAGTGCGGTCAGCACGGCTTCGGGCAGATTGCCCACGCCCAGCTGCAGGCAGCTGCCATCCTCAACCAGACCGGCAATATGGGCTGCAATCGCCTGCTCTACGGCGCCCGGCTCCGTGCGGGCCATGTCGAGCAAGTTGGCGTCGGAATCGATGAGCAGATCGAAGTCGTCAGCTTGCAGATAGGGGCCACCTGCAGTCCACGGTACATCGCGGTGGACTTCGCCCACGATGACACGGGCGCGCTCCATGGCGGCGGGCAGGTACTCGCGCACCTGCCCCAGGCTGTGGCGGCCCTGTGCATCGGGCGGAGAGACCTGAAGCAACACCACATCGGCCGGAATATGGCCTTGTGCAATCAATGGCGGCAGCTGCGAGTAGTGCGAGGGAATGATGTCCAGCACGCCGGCCTGGGCCAGCGCGCGGTGGGGGCCGCTGGCGGCATAGCCCAGAAAATCCAGCACATCTGCATGTGCGGGCTGCAGGGTGTCCGACAGGCCCAGGCCCACAAACACCTGCAACCGACCACCTTGCGCCAGCGCATGACGGTGCTGCACCAAGGTGCGGGTCAAGGTCAGCGGCTCGGCCGTGGCCTGACCCCACCACAAGGTGTCGCCGGGACGCAGCAAGGCCTGCAGTCGCGCAGCAATCGTGCTCATTCCTTGCGATCCCAGTCAAAGCGCAGTGCTTGCTTGTCCTTGAAGCGGCGCACTGCGTCCAGGTGGTAGTCGGAGCCGCGGCAAATGGCTTGTGCACTGGCTTCCAGCTCCGCCATGGCATGGGCGTTCAGCTCGAAGGACTGGTTCATGATGTTCTTGGCCATGCCGACGGCCGTCGTCGATGCGTCGGCAAAACGGGCGGCCAGTTGCTGGGCCGCCAGCTGCAATGCCGCAGCGTCTTCGACGAGGTCGTAGACCATGCCCAGAGCCTTGGCCTCGTCCGCAGCCACGGTACGTGCGGTGAACACCAGCTCCTTGGCTTTTTGCAGACCCACGATGCGTGGCAGCAGCTGCATGGCGCCCAGGTCTGGCACCAGGCCGATGCGACCGAAGACGGCGCAGAACTTGGAGCGCCGTGTGGCAAGCACAAAGTCGGCAGCCAGGGCCAGGCTCAGTCCGGCACCAAAGGCCGCGCCATCGACGGCGGCAATCACCGGCTTTTCCATGTTCACCAGCTCGGAAAACCATTGGTGCAAGGCTCGCATGCGCTCCCGGTGAGCCACGCCGTCTTGCCGGCTGTTCATCATCAGACCGATGTCGCCGCCCGAACAGAAGGCGCCGCCGGCGCCGGTGAGAATCACGGTGTGCACATTGGCGTCGTCGCGCATCTGGACTACGGCCCGGGCCAGACCGTCGCGCACTTCCAGGCTCAGGGCGTTGCGTGCTTCGGGTCGGTTGAGGCTAATGGTTCCCACACCGTTTTCCACGGCGGTCAGTACGGCAGCAGCGTTCATGGTTGGTAGCAATCAAAGAGAGGAAAGGAGCGGAATGTGCGGGCCGGCATGACTCAGGTCAGTGCTGCGCACTAGAGTCGCCCTGCGAGCGCCGCGATGCGAGAGCGGAGGCACCGGGCTGCGGGGAGGGCGCAACGTGCCTCATGGGGATCACACCAGCTCCGCAAAACCATGGCTGAGCACTACCTTGTCGCGTTCCTGCACCTTGGCACGCAACTGGTAATGCGTCTGGCTGCCAGGC
This DNA window, taken from Comamonas testosteroni TK102, encodes the following:
- a CDS encoding thiolase gives rise to the protein MSVSLPSSSLDAATVNRALRGKVAIAGAATYGCGEAPGMDDMTLLVRAAHAAVADAGLTMQDIDGLATCSVTASMWAMPVIEHLGINPSYIDGTMLGGSSFVAHLLPAMRALEAGQCKAVLICYGSAQRSGSAGRKDIVAARRTMDPQPYEHPYEPLLPASAYALAAQRHMHQYGTTREQLAEVAVAARAWAQLNPEAFMRDPLTIDDVLKARMVSSPLGVRDCCLVTDGAGAIVLTRADRARDLPQPPVYILGNSTACWNRQISCMPDLTVTSATQSGRQAFAMAGLTPADMDMAQLYDAFTINTILFLEDLGFCRKGEGGSFVQGGAIAPGGRLAVNTNGGGLSCVHPGMYGVFLLIEAVRQLRGQAGQRQLARHSTAVVHGNGGTLSSQATAVLGTAQAL
- a CDS encoding Zn-ribbon domain-containing OB-fold protein, giving the protein MHLSAQTHYQAELDAGRFAIQQCTACQQHVLTPRELCPHCGASPLRWVRPSGQGTVYSTTTIARKAEAGGDYNVALIDLDEDVRMMSRIEGIAPERVQIGMRVTAQTIQHNGKGLVVFHPAVNAPGEVA
- a CDS encoding Bug family tripartite tricarboxylate transporter substrate binding protein, producing MPSHAVSLNRRHLLAAAVLSSLGNASWSQASQWPVKAVKFTVPFPPGGPVDTTARIFTQKLTTMWNQAAIIDNRAGAGGVVGAAAAAKDPADGYNFFVGSIHHAVNPWLMGKLSYDIERDFVPVSFAALFPVFLVTHPSVPANNVKELIALSQKGTVLSYGSSGNGGGTHLAGELFNMEAGTQLQHIPYKGSAPAMTDLLGGQIQLMFADAPSALQHIRTGRIKVLGVASKKRSDMLPQVPTIAESGGLPNYEAYSWAALFAPAKTPEAVLAKLNADFNLALSDPAVRTRLLEAGAEGDPGTPEEMRLRLKAELRKWQKVIQTAGIKAG
- a CDS encoding Bug family tripartite tricarboxylate transporter substrate binding protein, producing MHTCTGRNVLLSALALSAATTAMAQISASSAPVRLLVGYSAGGPVDQGARLFAQALSKELGSPVTVENKTGANATLAGSEVMRAKPDGKTLWFAASPTITISPNVMKQMQFDPAKDLSALAPVLSYYNVLVINNNEPYKNAAELVSYAKAHPQKLSYGSAGIGGSNHLGALLFATRSGIEMNHVPYKGNAPAMNDVIGGQISMMMDIISTASTFIHSHKVRAVAVTSPRRNPSLPDVPTFAESGIEGLKGFDVGGWYGVYGPKGMSPQLVQQMNKAINAALGQPELKKRYAELGYDEWTGSAQTLADRAAKERAMWATVTHGIEIN
- a CDS encoding acetyl-CoA C-acetyltransferase, translating into MRRAAIVSPLRTPVGTFGGSLRPVPVEELAATTVRAVVERSGIDPARIDDVVFAQSYASSETPCVGRWAALQAGLPVEVPGMQLDRRCGGGLQAVATAAMMVQSGTSDVVIAGGVESMSNIEYYSPDMRWGARSGNVRMYDRLDRGRERSQPVERFGKISGMIETAENLARDYGISRDAADAFAMRSHQRAADAWAAGRFRHEVVPVSVPQRKGAPLLFSQDEGFRAATTMDSLASLRVLMPGGTVTAGNASQQNDASAACLIVAEDKLAELGLTPMAALVGWAAAGCEPSHMGIGPVAAVKKLLARLHLTLDDMDLVELNEAFACQVLAVLKGWEWHDQAAIEHKLNVNGSGISLGHPIGATGVRILATLLHELERRKGRYGLETMCIGGGQGIAAVFERY
- a CDS encoding acetyl-CoA hydrolase/transferase family protein, whose product is MSTIAARLQALLRPGDTLWWGQATAEPLTLTRTLVQHRHALAQGGRLQVFVGLGLSDTLQPAHADVLDFLGYAASGPHRALAQAGVLDIIPSHYSQLPPLIAQGHIPADVVLLQVSPPDAQGRHSLGQVREYLPAAMERARVIVGEVHRDVPWTAGGPYLQADDFDLLIDSDANLLDMARTEPGAVEQAIAAHIAGLVEDGSCLQLGVGNLPEAVLTALHRHKDLGLHSGAIGDGVVALAEAGVLTHARKSVDPGIGTAGVLMGGAGLRQWAHCNPRLQMRDTAYTHHPEVLAAMDKLVAINSAIEVDLTGQINAEVASGIYMGAVGGAVDFLRGAARSKGGLPILALPSTAKTHSRIVPRLGGPVSTPRADAGLIVTEHGVADLRGQPLSRRVRRLIDIAAPQHREHLEQQAHGLLRQCGAAFPC
- a CDS encoding enoyl-CoA hydratase/isomerase family protein, whose protein sequence is MNAAAVLTAVENGVGTISLNRPEARNALSLEVRDGLARAVVQMRDDANVHTVILTGAGGAFCSGGDIGLMMNSRQDGVAHRERMRALHQWFSELVNMEKPVIAAVDGAAFGAGLSLALAADFVLATRRSKFCAVFGRIGLVPDLGAMQLLPRIVGLQKAKELVFTARTVAADEAKALGMVYDLVEDAAALQLAAQQLAARFADASTTAVGMAKNIMNQSFELNAHAMAELEASAQAICRGSDYHLDAVRRFKDKQALRFDWDRKE